The following is a genomic window from Hydrogenobaculum sp. Y04AAS1.
ATCATAAGGCTTTCTTTGTTTAAATGTCTTACAAAAAGCCCTAAAAATATGGAAGGAAGCGTTTGAAGTATGACAATACCACCAATTAGCTGCAATGCTATTGCAAAAGTAGGAGGTACTAGAAATACAAAAAGAAGAGGAATTAGTTTAAACAAGAATGAAAACCATTTTGCAAGCTTTGTCTCGTTTGAAGGATTTGAAATATTTAACTCTCTAAGTACATTTACCATCAGATTTGAGCTTGCTATAGCCATTATAGAAGCTGGCACAAGACCGCCTATGAATATTCCAAGTAAAGCTATACCGCTAAACCACTGAGGCATTGTGGAAACTATCAACGCTGGTACCACAAAAGAACCTTTAGCAGAAGCTGGTATATGGTTTAACATATCCATAGCTGGTTTTACTTCGTATATAAGTACACCAAAAAGCGCCAGAATAGCTAGGCCGATTCCATAAATAGGTAAAAACGCTATAGATTTCTTCAAAACTTTCACATCACTTGAACTAAGACAACCCGTTATAGCATGAGGGTATAAGAACAACGCTAAGGCACTCATAACAGATAAACTTATATATGCGCTTATAAGTTTTGGATTCAACGTGGCGTATGCTTTTTTTATTTCAAAAGCTTTATAAAAACCATGGTAATGCAAAGGTATATAAAGGCTAAGCACTACAACAGTCCCAAGTATGAGAAAGTCTTTAAGCACCGCCGTAAGAGTAGCTCCTCTAAGCCCTGATTTGTAAGTAAACCAAGATAGTATCAAAAACGCTAAACTAAGAGATATCTCGTTTACAAAGTTTTGATTTATACCTTTAAACTGCATAAGAAGTGTAGATAACACTACCTTCATACCAACGATTTGAAGGGCTATATAAGGAAGCTCTGCCGCTATACCAACAAGCGCCACCATAATGGCTAAGCTTTTAGAGTTATACCTATCTTTTATAAAATCCACCGCCGTTATATGACACTTTTCTTTTGAGACTGCAAAAAACTTTGGCATAACCGCCAAAGCCACTCCGAATCCCATAGCCACATAAGGCACTGCAAAGAAAAATATAGGACCTTTGGCAAATAATCCAGAAGGTACCGCTATAAAAGTATAAGCTGTAAAAAGATCAGCCCCTATTAAGAACCAAAGCAACCACGCCCCAAATCTCTGCCCCCCAAGAGCCCATTCGTGCAACAGATCGAGATTCCCAGCCCTAAAGTCTTTACCCTTTAAACCAAGGTAAGAAAACACGATAAAAAGTGCCAAAAACACTATCAGACTAACCATCGTCTTTTCCCAAAAACACCGCCAAAGCGTAAAAAATAGATGTTATTACAAGCATCAAGATTTGAAACCAGTAAAAAAATGGCATCCCAAAAAATTCTGGGCTTTTATGGTTATATAAAAATATAAACATATAAATCAAAGCTGGAATACCAAGAAATATATAATACATAATAAATATTATAAACAAATTTTTTATGCTTTTGGAAAAAATCTGATAAAATATATCTATGATTGCTATTGAAGATTTTACAATTAAAGATTTTAAAAGCTCAAAAATCTTAGAGAAGATTTTAAACAGAGCTAAGGTGTTTGAACAGCAGTATCTAGATAAGGTAAGAGAGATAATAGAAAACGTTATAAAATACAAAGATGAGGCTTTATATAAATACGCCCTTGAGTTTGATAACATTGACCTTAAAAAAGAAGG
Proteins encoded in this region:
- a CDS encoding sodium:solute symporter; its protein translation is MVSLIVFLALFIVFSYLGLKGKDFRAGNLDLLHEWALGGQRFGAWLLWFLIGADLFTAYTFIAVPSGLFAKGPIFFFAVPYVAMGFGVALAVMPKFFAVSKEKCHITAVDFIKDRYNSKSLAIMVALVGIAAELPYIALQIVGMKVVLSTLLMQFKGINQNFVNEISLSLAFLILSWFTYKSGLRGATLTAVLKDFLILGTVVVLSLYIPLHYHGFYKAFEIKKAYATLNPKLISAYISLSVMSALALFLYPHAITGCLSSSDVKVLKKSIAFLPIYGIGLAILALFGVLIYEVKPAMDMLNHIPASAKGSFVVPALIVSTMPQWFSGIALLGIFIGGLVPASIMAIASSNLMVNVLRELNISNPSNETKLAKWFSFLFKLIPLLFVFLVPPTFAIALQLIGGIVILQTLPSIFLGLFVRHLNKESLMIGLVTGIIFGIYELEKVNHFGIIQNVLMPSSFGPIFIGLPALAINLFVVLIGSFYQYIFRKSAR
- a CDS encoding DUF3311 domain-containing protein; this translates as MYYIFLGIPALIYMFIFLYNHKSPEFFGMPFFYWFQILMLVITSIFYALAVFLGKDDG